The Candidatus Hydrogenedentota bacterium genomic sequence CACGGCTTCCTGCGAGCGCAGCAGCGTTTCGGTGAACGTGTCGGGATTGATGGGCGTGCCCGTGATTTCGCCGACGGTCTGGATCATATCCTCGAGTTGCGCCTTCACGTACGCGACGGCCTCGGGCCGGTCGGCCTCATACTGATACGGCGCGTCGATGAAGATAAGCGGCACATCGAAGATGCGCTGCAGCGCCTGATACCACTTGGTCACGGTGCCGCAGATGTTGTTGCAGCAGACCAGGAAATCGGGCCGCGGCGAGCCGCCGATGGGGCTTTCCCCGCTTATGATCGAGCCGATATCCGAACGCGCGTACGAGCATAGGTCGCGGGAATACCCCTTCTCCTCGGCCACGCCGCACAGGCGGTCGGCCATGCGGACGGTGCCGCACATGGCCGCATGATTCTCGGGATAGATGGGGATGACGCCCGCCGCGTGAAGGATTTCGACCGGGCCGCCGCTCGTGATCCACGCGATCTTCTGGCTCTTCTCTTGTTCGGCCATCTTCGCCATCATGTAATAGAGCGTCATTATCTCCTTCATCTTCTCCGCCGACCGAATCTTCACGCGCTTTTCGTTCATGGTGTCATCCCTGCTTGTGTCGTGGCACGGGCGTCCCGGTCGTGCCGCCCATGCTACGGGTATCTTGCTCTCCGTCTCAGAGGCCGAGGTCGCGCGCGATCAAGGCCGCGCCCAGGGCGCCCACGATCTGCGGCTCTTCCGGCGTAGTCAGTTTCAGCCCGATAGCCTGTTCGAGCCCTTTGACCACACCGATGTTCTTGGCAACGCCGCCGGTCATCATGACCTCCGGCGTCATGCCCACGCGCGCGGCCAGCGCGTTCACGCGCTGCGAGATGGCCGCGCACAATCCCGCGAGGATGCCCGGGATGCTCTCGTCCTGCGCGAGCAGCGAAATGACCTCGCTCTCCGCGAAGACGGTGCATGTTGACGAAATCCGCGCCGGGGAACCGGCGCTGAGCGCAAGCGGCCCAATCTCGTCGAGACCGACCTGCAGCGTGCGCGCCATGACCTCGAGAAACCGGCCCGTGCCCGCCGCGCATTTGTCGTTCATCTCGAAGCGGCGCACGCCGCCTTTCTCGTCCAGGGCAATGGCCTTTGAATCCTGCCCGCCGATGTCGATCACCGAACGCGCCGCGGGGTTCAACGCATGCGCGCCCCGCGCATGACACGTAATCTCGGTAACCGCCTTTGTACGCCCGGCCACGCTTTCCCGGCCGTACCCCGTGGAAACGAGCGCGGCGACCGTCTTGAGTTCCGCGGAGACTTCGCCCAGCACGCGTTCGAGCGCGACGTGCGCGGCCGCGGCCAGCTTGCCGCCGCTCGGGATGACCGTGTGCGCGGCAATGGCGCCCGTGGCGTCGAGAAGCACGGCTTTGGTCGTGGCGGAACCGACGTCCACGCCCGCGAAAAGCGGTCCCGCGCTCATCGCCCCGCCCTCACGGCAAGCATCTCGAGGAAAGCCTGGATGCGCGTGCGGAACTGCTCCGGCACAGGCAAATGCTGTTCGACCTCGACAAGCAGCGTCGGGATGCCGGCATCTTCGAGGGCCTGATTCACGTGGGGATAGTCGAAGAACCACGGGTCGCAGAACTTGGTCAGAAGAAACACGACACCGTCCGCGCGGGCAGCCTGCGCTTTCTCGACGAGATGCCGTCCCGGATCGAAGCCAGGCGCGTGAAACGCGGGACAGGGCCGGCGCGCCAAATACATCTGGGCGAGCATGTCGAGCGGGTCGTCCGCCACGGCCTTCTCCATGCAGAACAGGCGCGCGCCCATGCAGAGGTCGTCATCGGCCACGAAGCAGCCCGATTCCTCGATGGCCCGAATGAAATCCATGTTCTGGCACACGCTTCCGGCCACAAAGACACGTGGCACGGGCGTGCCGCACGCGAAAGCGGGGTCCGTGCAACTGTCCCCGGGGCCGGCCTCGACTTGCGCGGCGAGCGTCTCCAGCAGCGGCAAGTGCTCTTCCTTGGGCATAAACAGCGACGACACGACGGCGGACAACACCTGGCGCCCGTTCAGGCGC encodes the following:
- a CDS encoding 2-hydroxyglutaryl-CoA dehydratase, coding for MSAGPLFAGVDVGSATTKAVLLDATGAIAAHTVIPSGGKLAAAAHVALERVLGEVSAELKTVAALVSTGYGRESVAGRTKAVTEITCHARGAHALNPAARSVIDIGGQDSKAIALDEKGGVRRFEMNDKCAAGTGRFLEVMARTLQVGLDEIGPLALSAGSPARISSTCTVFAESEVISLLAQDESIPGILAGLCAAISQRVNALAARVGMTPEVMMTGGVAKNIGVVKGLEQAIGLKLTTPEEPQIVGALGAALIARDLGL
- a CDS encoding 2-hydroxyacyl-CoA dehydratase, which translates into the protein MSSEARPPLQIFDAVCADVYATARAAAAQNTKVAGFLCSYAPQELVHAAGYLPVRVLGRPGGTPRADEVLQPFACSFARSSLDSALANELDFLDLVVFSHTCDTMQNVADLWKRKKPEHHALIVSIPTHTKGAPALAYFRSELERVRGQIEAISGPISEEALRASIDLYQRHRDAMNRLYALRRCDPPRLNGRQVLSAVVSSLFMPKEEHLPLLETLAAQVEAGPGDSCTDPAFACGTPVPRVFVAGSVCQNMDFIRAIEESGCFVADDDLCMGARLFCMEKAVADDPLDMLAQMYLARRPCPAFHAPGFDPGRHLVEKAQAARADGVVFLLTKFCDPWFFDYPHVNQALEDAGIPTLLVEVEQHLPVPEQFRTRIQAFLEMLAVRAGR